GACTCCATCACCGCGGGCGAGCGGATTGGCCACGGCCTGAAACCCTACGATACCAAGTCCTTCTACAAGGACTACCCGAAAATGTCCGCCTTGGGAAAGATGCTGCAGGACCATACGTACGCCCTGGACGCGCTGTCCGAGGCTAAGCGAGTCGATTCGGCCCGCATCGGGGTCATCGGCCACGGGCTCGGCGGATGCAACGCGCTGTTTGCGGCCGCCTTCGATGAACGTGTGCAGGTCTGCGTCGCCAGCGGGGGGTTCACCCGCTTTGCGGACGACAAGGAACCGCAGCGCTGGGCTTCGGAAGAAGGATTCGTGTACTGGCCCCAGCTTCGGGAGGTCATCAAGAAGCGGGAATTCGCATTCGATTGGGAGCACATTCTGGCGCTATGCGCGCCCAGCCCCACCTTGATCCTTACTGCTTTGAACGATCCTTCACTTTCAAACACCAAGAGCTGTGAGAAAGCAGGGAAACTCGCCAAGGGCGTCTACAAACTACTGGGCGCCTCCGATGCGCTGACTCAGGTCAGCCACTCCGACGGCGACGATTTGTCGCCCGATGTTATAATAAGGGCAGACGATTGGTTCGAACGGTGGCTTTAGTCAGGCCGTTTGATCTAAACCTTCCATTTGAGACATGGAATCATAGAAGTACGGAATACAGTCTATGCGCTTCGGTGTACATAGTCGTGTGAATTCATTCCTTAAGGCGCGTTTTCAAGGACCGATGACGAGATTACCAGGAAGTAGCGAGGAGTATTCATGGGACTGTTGCAACGGAGCGTTCAGCAGA
This DNA window, taken from Candidatus Hydrogenedentota bacterium, encodes the following:
- a CDS encoding prolyl oligopeptidase family serine peptidase, whose amino-acid sequence is DSITAGERIGHGLKPYDTKSFYKDYPKMSALGKMLQDHTYALDALSEAKRVDSARIGVIGHGLGGCNALFAAAFDERVQVCVASGGFTRFADDKEPQRWASEEGFVYWPQLREVIKKREFAFDWEHILALCAPSPTLILTALNDPSLSNTKSCEKAGKLAKGVYKLLGASDALTQVSHSDGDDLSPDVIIRADDWFERWL